In Paenibacillus larvae subsp. larvae, the following proteins share a genomic window:
- a CDS encoding uberolysin/carnocyclin family circular bacteriocin, translated as MFQIAGYLGISTGMAKKIVDVIDAAGWAFVAVSTIMAILSAGGLAVTSAMVDYAIIYVKDLLKRNLKAQAIVW; from the coding sequence TTGTTTCAAATTGCGGGATATCTTGGTATTAGTACCGGGATGGCAAAAAAGATTGTTGATGTCATTGATGCTGCAGGGTGGGCATTTGTAGCTGTATCAACTATTATGGCGATTTTATCAGCAGGTGGACTAGCTGTTACAAGTGCAATGGTTGATTACGCTATTATTTATGTGAAAGATTTGCTCAAGAGAAATCTCAAGGCACAAGCTATTGTATGGTAA
- a CDS encoding stage II sporulation protein M, with amino-acid sequence MERIIKNTKLPHSISLVFPPALSSLLGLSFVLLSLHDYSSFVLTIWFICWFALSQTIWLWLWSYPILHPSSELRQIDLVKLSPKYSINQFMNTKMRLIMILLIPLQCVINGVLIVGVFLLNGSFMQLLVGIIGSWLLFFISAFISTVWMKFCSRFDYPNLFMVRIDTYESKFVHQSFMIPKRMLNAGLCIVFLLGILSILSRGRSYSMIFSSSCSFCGVLRYFFSIILPGTKNIRMGIAFMNGKMKMGVFKYYWQTYSTKSILIILVFIASFLWGMISQSYQNPLVISSPNLTWMDYFFHNTKQAFLTILLGFVTYGFGSLALGAISGISAGVGIEITLQNNMGESIITAFLPHAIFEIPAI; translated from the coding sequence ATGGAAAGAATAATCAAGAATACCAAACTCCCGCATAGCATTTCCCTAGTTTTTCCTCCTGCATTGAGTTCGTTGCTGGGCCTATCTTTTGTTTTGTTGAGTCTTCATGATTACTCCAGCTTTGTTTTAACCATTTGGTTTATTTGCTGGTTTGCCTTATCTCAGACTATATGGTTATGGCTGTGGAGTTATCCTATTTTACACCCTTCAAGCGAACTGAGGCAGATTGATCTGGTAAAACTATCTCCTAAATATTCAATTAACCAATTTATGAATACAAAAATGAGGCTGATTATGATTTTGTTGATTCCCTTACAGTGTGTTATAAACGGGGTGTTAATTGTTGGTGTTTTTTTACTAAATGGATCCTTTATGCAATTGTTAGTGGGTATTATTGGTTCTTGGTTATTATTTTTCATAAGTGCGTTTATAAGCACAGTTTGGATGAAATTTTGCAGTCGGTTCGACTATCCCAATTTATTTATGGTTCGCATAGACACTTACGAATCGAAATTTGTACACCAATCTTTCATGATACCTAAAAGGATGCTGAATGCCGGTTTATGTATTGTTTTTTTATTGGGGATTTTATCCATTTTGAGCAGGGGCAGAAGTTATTCTATGATATTTTCTTCATCTTGTTCGTTTTGTGGGGTTTTGCGTTATTTTTTTTCTATTATTCTTCCAGGGACAAAAAACATAAGGATGGGTATTGCTTTTATGAACGGCAAAATGAAAATGGGAGTATTTAAGTATTATTGGCAAACGTATTCCACGAAATCGATTCTGATTATTTTAGTTTTTATAGCCTCTTTCCTATGGGGAATGATCAGCCAAAGCTATCAAAATCCTCTTGTTATTTCATCACCCAATCTTACATGGATGGATTATTTTTTTCATAATACAAAACAAGCTTTCCTGACTATTTTATTGGGGTTTGTAACATATGGCTTTGGAAGCTTGGCACTTGGGGCTATAAGCGGCATATCCGCAGGTGTAGGTATTGAGATAACTTTGCAAAACAATATGGGTGAAAGTATTATTACAGCATTTCTCCCGCATGCTATTTTTGAAATACCTGCAATATAG
- a CDS encoding ATP-binding cassette domain-containing protein: protein MFEIKEINFGYEKDRLLLKNIHLSASPGEIIWLRGANGSGKTTLLRIITQLIETDSQIYFKGRLSQSREEILSQVTYIPSEPYLFDYLTGKENADFFQALFDIPQDHFESFSTMIHQFGMDEALDQFVKDYSLGMRHKLYWSAVFARETSMYLLDEPFSPLDQDSQEVAMNMLINRAEQGSIILFVSHLNEISRKLATRSLVLENGELRESEVLKEQ, encoded by the coding sequence ATGTTCGAAATAAAGGAGATCAATTTTGGTTACGAAAAAGACCGGCTTTTATTAAAAAATATTCACTTATCCGCAAGTCCCGGAGAGATTATATGGCTGAGAGGAGCCAATGGAAGCGGAAAGACCACACTTCTGCGAATTATTACGCAGCTTATTGAAACGGATTCCCAAATTTATTTTAAGGGGCGATTAAGTCAATCAAGAGAGGAGATCCTGTCACAGGTAACGTATATTCCTTCGGAACCGTATCTGTTTGATTATTTAACGGGAAAAGAGAACGCTGATTTCTTTCAGGCATTATTTGATATTCCACAGGATCATTTTGAAAGCTTTTCAACGATGATACATCAATTTGGTATGGATGAGGCATTAGACCAATTTGTAAAAGATTACTCTCTGGGAATGAGACATAAATTATATTGGTCTGCTGTTTTTGCCCGGGAAACCTCCATGTATTTATTAGACGAGCCTTTCTCTCCCCTTGATCAGGACTCACAAGAAGTGGCCATGAATATGCTGATAAATAGGGCTGAACAAGGAAGCATCATCCTCTTTGTGTCACATCTTAATGAGATAAGCCGTAAGTTAGCGACAAGGAGCCTGGTACTGGAAAATGGGGAACTTAGAGAAAGTGAAGTGTTGAAGGAGCAATAA